The region CCGTAATAAGACCCCACCTTGAATACGGGAGTATCCTCTGGCATAGCAGATTCAAAGAAGATGCAAGGAGGGTTGAAAGGGTCCAAAGAAGGGCAACCAAGCTGGTCAGAGAGCTGAAGAATGTCCCATACCAAGACAGACTCAAAGAACTGAACTTGTACTCCCTGCTGGACAGGAGGAGAAGAGGAGACATGATCTTCGTGCACCAGTTAATGCATGGACTTATCAATCTCCctctacatgtagatcactTCTTCACAAAATCAGTAGGCAGATCAACAAGGGGACACTGCCTGAAACTTCAGAAAGAGCACTGTAGACTGGACATTCGCAGCTAGTCTTTTAGCAGAAGAGTGATTGATGATTGGAATAGCCTCCCTGAAAGTATAGTCATCTTGCCAACAACAGAATCATTTAAAAGGCATGTAGATAAATATTGGTGGGATCATCGCTTTGATCTACCATGACTCCCACTCCTCAGCATGCGTACAGAAATTGAATTCAACAGAATAAAACCATAGATGGAGTGACCGGGAATTACAGACCACCGCCTTCTTCCTGtaccagatgatgatgatgataaaatgcagattcggacaaattacaaactgtgtggcttctcgtgcgccatcgggcttaccgtcattccctAGACGATTTTAACCCTggattttaacatgttttaaatgctttataagtgcaggaaacaaaaataaaacataaaaacaaacaataaaaattcaACTATCATGTTATGATATTTCTCCAACATTTTCTTGAACCATCAGTGTGTAATATCAGCCAATATAATATgtgttaaaatgaaattttggaTCTCCGGTCGGTAATGGAGCCATGGATATCTGGTCAACCACTTCTTCTGAAAGTATAtcttttgtgattttgttttcttttgggGGAATGATCGAACAATCTTGAGGGTGATTTGGTTCATCATCATGGAAGATTTCTTCACCTTTCCTTTCCACTGTCAGACTGTGGTGCTAGTTGATGCCGATTCTAATTCACTTATACTAGCTGTTTCTTTTTCTTGCAGCGGACTTTCAGATTcctttctcatttctttttctgctTTCTTGCTTGGGGTTGGTTGAAAGAAGTTTGTTATTTTGGAATACTTTTGCATCCATTTTTAGCCTCAGATATGTCCGCGATATAATCAGGATAATTTGCTCAAGAGCTTTTACATGTTTATGACCAGCGCGTTTTGTTAGATATGCGTTGGAATTTGGTtacaataaaacttttttttttttttagtaatcttttattttcttctctcataaaacacaattgaacatagtaaaatataacgttcaatacaaagtttgatttgaacttacaaatattatggttacatttgacaattcttaacaaaaatgaatttaaacaatatcataaataaattctaaatcaattcaatttgttgtaagtgtctgatgtacattcttttctcttacatttttatatatacataatacatatgttAATTGAAGCGAAAAAAAGTACAgcctaaaatcaaattattcaccatttatcacaaagaaaactCTGTAAAGAAACCTGTAAGTTTATTAAAATATGGGATTTATGAGAGAAGAATTACTATTGATAATCTTCGGACCTTCCCGCACACTCACATCCCACCCCCATCACACTCAAACCGATTCACGCACAAACACCCCCTGCCcacacacccttacacacacacacacacccgcacacataccctcacacacacatacctcCACCAGATCAAATGCATTTCATCTGTCCGCATAAGTGTTAAGGCAGCTGTCATGAAAATAAGTGCATATCATgcattaattaaaaacaaaaacaaatggattCTGAGTGCCTCGTCATCGTGAAGTGTGAAAGTTGTCCCACTTCCTCAGGTGACCGGATAATTTTCCACGTGCCTCTGctattcttttttcctccttttcattttccaatatcTTTTTCCTTATCTCTTGAGGGGTTGGGGGTCTTCTTTTAGCCTTACTATACTCAAAGATCATAAATTTGATTAGAAAGATAATATGATTTAGTAATTGTTCCTTCCCTATATCAAAAACCTtaactccaatatgaatatccttccaattaacattttctatttgacgtaatttaaataaacaacCACAGTCTTTCCATAAAGTTTTTATGTATTCGCAGGTGAAGAATATGTGCTCATATGTCTCTTCACATTTGCCACAGAACGAACATAGATTATGTGTTGATAATTTAaatctaaacaaatattttttagtatATACAAGTTCATACAGCAATTTAAATTGAAACTCCCTTAACTTGCTATTTAAGGTAGCTACCCTAGgtcttaaaaatattgtatcagtatctttttcagaaaagtcatatattctttcaatgtttttaacAGCGCATGACCTCTCAGATTTCATGTTTAACAAAGCTTCA is a window of Lytechinus variegatus isolate NC3 chromosome 2, Lvar_3.0, whole genome shotgun sequence DNA encoding:
- the LOC121406805 gene encoding uncharacterized protein LOC121406805, whose translation is MVDCELKFHQHVSPAVSKGYKLLAIMKRTFTQLTRTTLPLLFKTVIRPHLEYGSILWHSRFKEDARRVERVQRRATKLVRELKNVPYQDRLKELNLYSLLDRRRRGDMIFVHQLMHGLINLPLHVDHFFTKSVGRSTRGHCLKLQKEHCRLDIRS